A section of the Effusibacillus pohliae DSM 22757 genome encodes:
- a CDS encoding site-specific DNA-methyltransferase — MFFLQIHRNTPKRFQSKVGLLIGLEGISPMLANKKRCGYISIEIIVLLSRETTTSLGRVANMPTLDWIGKKAVVNHHNQIHYHLLNAQPEYSVNPEQANGNLLIHGDNLKAIKALLPYYSKECKFIYIDPPYNTGSPNQLWHYNDDVDSPEIRQWLGEVVGPDMEDLSRHDKWLCMMYPRLNLLKKLLRDDGFICVQIDDNEAANLKAIMDEIFLPSNYLATIYVQVRYADKTLTQDMDFHKQIEQILVYRATPKAKPKLIETEYKLDKFKWYVREKAPGRKTIIGGKEVVIFKSNEYEIYEGEPSPKGLKEIWASGSVLNNNSSGRFFRDYLNGRKDIDGLGVLYKVYGIGDDSYDYRYFTGPKRANAIRGKYYQGVPTDVLESEGETTNKNPIPNFYDMAGDFGNCRHEGGVEFNGGKKPERLLAMLLKHFTDEGDIVVDSFAGSGTTAAVAQKMRRRWIAIEMTDICFTHTLPRLTRVVNGEDFTGVSKEYEWEGGSGFVFCELGESLFNEVGLLKDRVTYKDLARHIFFTETGEPLGDISDNRNNFIGESKGKLYYLFFDESGQDTFLTQEIVDSLPPFDGRQRIIFANGCRVSSSLLNVYGIVFKQIPYEIKVK; from the coding sequence ATGTTCTTTTTGCAAATTCATCGTAACACTCCGAAACGCTTCCAGTCTAAAGTGGGATTGCTGATAGGTCTGGAAGGTATTTCACCAATGTTGGCGAATAAAAAGCGATGTGGGTACATCTCGATTGAAATAATTGTATTATTATCAAGAGAGACTACTACTTCTTTAGGAAGGGTTGCAAATATGCCGACTTTAGATTGGATTGGAAAAAAAGCTGTTGTTAATCATCATAATCAGATTCATTATCACTTATTGAACGCCCAACCAGAATATTCAGTAAACCCCGAACAAGCCAATGGTAATTTACTTATTCATGGCGACAACTTAAAGGCGATTAAGGCATTACTACCTTATTATTCCAAAGAATGTAAGTTCATTTATATAGATCCCCCTTATAACACAGGTAGTCCGAATCAACTTTGGCATTATAACGACGATGTGGATAGTCCTGAAATACGTCAATGGTTAGGGGAAGTCGTTGGGCCGGACATGGAGGACTTATCCCGTCATGATAAATGGTTGTGCATGATGTACCCTCGTTTGAACTTACTTAAGAAATTACTCAGAGACGATGGATTTATTTGTGTGCAGATCGACGATAACGAAGCCGCAAATCTCAAGGCAATAATGGATGAAATATTCCTTCCTTCGAATTACCTAGCAACTATTTATGTGCAGGTCAGGTATGCTGATAAAACACTAACACAAGATATGGATTTCCATAAACAAATTGAACAGATTCTTGTGTACCGTGCTACACCAAAGGCTAAGCCAAAATTGATTGAGACGGAGTACAAATTAGATAAATTTAAGTGGTATGTTCGTGAGAAAGCTCCAGGTAGAAAAACAATAATTGGCGGCAAAGAAGTAGTGATTTTCAAAAGTAATGAGTACGAGATTTACGAAGGCGAACCTTCTCCCAAAGGGCTTAAGGAAATATGGGCTTCTGGTTCAGTTCTTAATAACAACTCATCAGGACGCTTCTTTAGAGATTACTTAAATGGTCGCAAGGATATTGACGGTCTTGGAGTTCTCTACAAGGTATACGGTATTGGTGATGACTCGTATGATTACCGCTACTTCACTGGCCCTAAGAGAGCGAATGCCATTAGAGGAAAGTATTATCAAGGTGTTCCAACTGATGTATTGGAGTCCGAAGGAGAAACTACAAATAAAAATCCAATACCGAATTTCTACGATATGGCTGGGGACTTCGGGAATTGCCGTCACGAAGGTGGGGTCGAGTTCAACGGAGGAAAAAAACCAGAACGGCTTCTGGCTATGCTGTTAAAACACTTCACCGATGAGGGTGATATTGTGGTTGATTCCTTTGCCGGTAGTGGAACAACCGCGGCCGTTGCGCAAAAGATGCGTCGTAGATGGATCGCCATTGAAATGACCGACATATGCTTCACACATACATTGCCTCGCTTAACAAGAGTGGTGAATGGTGAGGACTTCACAGGTGTTTCCAAGGAATATGAATGGGAGGGTGGGTCTGGTTTTGTCTTTTGTGAACTAGGTGAAAGCCTGTTTAACGAGGTCGGCCTCTTAAAAGACAGAGTGACCTATAAAGATCTGGCACGACATATCTTTTTCACGGAAACAGGGGAGCCTTTAGGGGATATTTCTGATAATCGTAATAACTTTATCGGAGAGTCAAAAGGGAAATTGTACTACCTCTTTTTCGACGAAAGTGGACAGGATACTTTCTTGACACAGGAAATAGTCGATAGTCTTCCCCCGTTTGATGGTAGACAAAGAATCATATTTGCAAACGGTTGTCGGGTCAGTTCCTCATTACTTAACGTATATGGAATAGTTTTTAAACAAATACCATATGAGATAAAGGTGAAATAA
- a CDS encoding DEAD/DEAH box helicase — MLNLKKYQERALNTLSNYLKLSRAVGASEAFSQITGRPYVSVPQLPGMPYVCLRIPTGGGKTLMGCHAIDIVKSEFLHVDHALVLWLVPTIQIRDQTLAALKDESHPYRQALKGTINGPITVLDITEALFVQRNVLDSETCIIVSTLAALRIEDTDGRRIYDENGSLMPHFTGLNDAVLDSLEKNQDGKIIYSLANVLRARRPMVIMDEAHNARTNLSFETLARFSPSCVIEFTATPQSTHHPQRGEFASNVLVSVSAAELNAESMIKMPIRLETKNDWKEVIADAIGKRKQLESIARKEERETGEHIRPIVLFQAQPRYQDRETINVDILLQSLMEDFKIPRDEIAIHIGDQKELDGVNLFDPTCKIKFVITVSALKEGWDCSYAYVLCSVAEIGSATAVEQLVGRILRLPNAKKKNHQELNKAYAYVSSTKFAETLEALTDALIENGFEKFEAPLMIEPPTPEPDLFDFIVTSEIVEEEPDLDDLPEEIKKKVTYQSESKTLEFTGSMSEEEKEKIEKCFKTEKGKKAVWNLFTKSRRKPSPSDGTGEPRPEFPKQQTKTTFSVPYLVYKSGEQIRIFEETIFLNTNWELATCDYKLSEEDFSLKHKGIGQVGEITVTDQGKVESRFIEDLTEQLSLYIDNRGWTIAELANWLDRKIPHPDISIKQSTLFIYKVIQYLIKKREFDLDTLVYFKYRLRDAVEKLIDRHRQQVRKQAYQTCLNLGDDTLFVTDEFVFTFDKDVYPASWYYDGHFKFNKHYHKLVGELKNTGEEFRCAQIIDSLPQVKHWIRNIDGQEKYSFWLQKSKGRFYPDFVAELNDGRLLVVEYKGDHIKDNEDSEEKKAIGELWAARSNGKCLFYWAIKDNVENLRTFIS; from the coding sequence ATGTTGAATCTAAAGAAATATCAGGAAAGGGCTTTAAACACACTTTCTAATTATCTCAAACTCTCGAGGGCTGTGGGAGCAAGTGAGGCTTTCTCCCAAATAACTGGTCGACCTTACGTATCTGTCCCTCAATTACCGGGAATGCCTTATGTCTGTTTACGGATACCTACAGGTGGTGGAAAAACCCTTATGGGATGCCACGCTATCGACATTGTCAAGAGCGAATTCTTACACGTTGATCATGCTCTCGTATTGTGGCTAGTCCCTACAATCCAAATCCGTGACCAAACTCTTGCTGCTCTTAAAGACGAGAGTCACCCATACAGACAAGCACTTAAAGGTACCATTAACGGACCGATTACCGTTCTGGATATTACAGAGGCTTTGTTCGTTCAACGAAACGTGCTTGACAGTGAAACATGTATCATTGTATCCACGTTAGCAGCACTGCGTATTGAGGATACTGATGGGAGAAGGATTTACGACGAAAATGGCTCACTTATGCCTCATTTTACTGGATTAAATGATGCAGTTTTGGATTCGTTAGAGAAGAATCAGGACGGCAAAATTATTTATTCACTGGCAAATGTTCTGAGGGCTCGAAGGCCTATGGTAATCATGGACGAGGCCCATAACGCCCGTACAAACTTGTCTTTTGAAACTCTGGCAAGATTTAGTCCTTCTTGTGTAATTGAGTTTACTGCGACCCCTCAATCAACTCATCATCCTCAACGGGGTGAATTTGCTAGTAACGTACTTGTTAGCGTGTCCGCCGCTGAACTTAACGCTGAATCAATGATTAAAATGCCGATTAGGCTGGAGACTAAGAATGACTGGAAGGAAGTTATTGCGGATGCTATTGGAAAGCGAAAGCAATTAGAGAGTATAGCCCGCAAAGAGGAGCGGGAGACTGGGGAACATATTCGGCCTATTGTTCTATTCCAAGCTCAGCCTCGTTATCAAGATAGAGAAACGATTAATGTGGACATTTTATTGCAATCGTTAATGGAAGATTTCAAAATACCTAGGGATGAAATTGCGATTCATATTGGAGATCAAAAAGAACTTGACGGCGTCAATCTTTTTGACCCTACTTGCAAAATTAAGTTTGTAATCACGGTATCAGCACTTAAAGAGGGGTGGGACTGTTCATACGCTTATGTTCTCTGTTCCGTAGCTGAAATTGGTTCGGCTACTGCTGTGGAACAGTTGGTAGGGCGTATATTGCGTTTGCCAAATGCTAAAAAGAAAAATCACCAAGAACTTAATAAAGCGTATGCTTACGTTTCTTCCACAAAGTTTGCTGAGACGCTTGAAGCTCTTACTGACGCACTCATTGAAAATGGGTTTGAGAAATTTGAAGCACCACTCATGATCGAACCGCCGACACCCGAACCTGACTTGTTCGACTTTATTGTAACTTCGGAGATTGTAGAAGAAGAACCAGACCTTGACGATCTACCAGAGGAGATAAAGAAAAAGGTCACTTACCAATCAGAATCTAAAACCCTTGAATTCACTGGTTCAATGTCTGAGGAAGAAAAAGAAAAGATTGAGAAGTGCTTTAAAACTGAAAAAGGTAAGAAAGCAGTTTGGAATTTGTTTACGAAAAGTCGTAGAAAACCAAGTCCAAGTGATGGAACAGGTGAACCACGACCTGAGTTTCCAAAGCAACAGACTAAGACTACGTTTAGTGTCCCCTATCTGGTATATAAAAGCGGGGAGCAAATAAGAATTTTCGAGGAAACGATTTTCTTAAACACTAACTGGGAACTTGCCACTTGTGATTACAAGTTGTCCGAAGAAGATTTCTCTCTTAAACATAAAGGAATAGGCCAGGTTGGGGAAATAACGGTTACGGATCAAGGGAAGGTTGAAAGCAGGTTTATTGAAGATTTAACTGAACAGCTCTCTTTATACATCGATAATAGAGGATGGACGATTGCAGAGTTAGCTAACTGGTTAGACCGTAAGATTCCTCATCCTGATATTTCGATCAAGCAGTCTACGTTGTTTATATACAAGGTAATTCAATACCTGATCAAGAAGCGAGAATTCGATCTCGACACCTTAGTTTATTTCAAGTATAGATTACGTGACGCTGTGGAGAAGCTGATTGACCGTCATCGCCAACAAGTACGAAAACAAGCGTATCAGACTTGTTTAAATCTCGGGGATGATACGTTATTTGTGACAGACGAATTTGTTTTTACTTTTGATAAAGACGTATATCCAGCAAGTTGGTATTATGATGGGCATTTTAAGTTCAATAAGCATTACCATAAACTAGTGGGAGAATTGAAAAATACCGGAGAGGAGTTTCGCTGTGCCCAAATAATTGATTCACTCCCCCAGGTTAAGCACTGGATTAGAAATATTGACGGTCAAGAAAAGTATAGCTTTTGGTTACAAAAATCTAAAGGTCGTTTCTACCCGGATTTCGTTGCTGAACTTAATGATGGGCGGCTTTTAGTGGTTGAGTATAAAGGTGACCATATTAAGGACAACGAGGATTCGGAAGAGAAAAAGGCAATAGGGGAATTGTGGGCGGCAAGAAGTAATGGTAAATGTTTGTTCTATTGGGCAATAAAAGATAACGTTGAAAACCTTAGAACTTTTATTAGTTGA
- a CDS encoding fatty acid desaturase → MSASHLANLKKEVSAFQKTDTKLSLLQVVNTVVPLVLLWWAAYASLSFSYGLTLLIAAVASGFLIRTFIIFHDCCHQSFFKSRKANDILGTITGVLTHVPYCQWKHDHSVHHATSGNLAKRGIGDIWLLTVEEYAASPLWRRIFYRCYRNPLVMFGFGPIAVFLVQYRFNRRGAPRKERINTYLTNLLIAAMYALLYQVVGWQALLAVQGPIFFLSGMFGIWLFYVQHQFERSYFEKEEEWDYVQAAVEGSSFYKLPRPLQWITGNIGFHHVHHLNPRVPNYHLEEAHLAVPFLQKATTITLATSLKSLRYRLWHEAEKTFVSFKEAGPIIRGIRAAAPERPKRKGKAAAAAKIAAGARTD, encoded by the coding sequence ATGTCGGCATCCCATCTTGCCAACCTGAAAAAAGAAGTGAGCGCTTTTCAGAAAACCGATACGAAATTGAGCCTGCTGCAAGTCGTCAATACTGTCGTGCCGCTGGTTTTGCTCTGGTGGGCCGCGTACGCCAGCCTGTCCTTTTCGTACGGGCTTACGTTGCTGATCGCGGCCGTCGCTTCCGGCTTTTTGATTCGGACATTCATTATATTTCACGACTGCTGCCATCAATCGTTTTTCAAAAGCCGCAAAGCCAATGACATACTCGGCACCATTACCGGAGTGCTGACACACGTGCCCTACTGCCAATGGAAGCACGACCATTCTGTGCACCACGCGACGAGCGGCAATCTTGCCAAAAGAGGCATCGGGGATATTTGGCTGCTCACGGTGGAAGAGTATGCGGCTTCCCCCCTGTGGCGGCGCATCTTCTACCGTTGTTACCGAAACCCGCTCGTCATGTTCGGCTTCGGTCCGATTGCGGTGTTTCTGGTTCAATACCGGTTCAACCGCAGGGGGGCGCCTCGCAAGGAACGGATCAACACCTACTTGACCAATCTGCTGATTGCCGCCATGTACGCGCTGCTGTACCAAGTGGTCGGTTGGCAGGCATTGCTGGCCGTGCAGGGACCGATCTTTTTCCTGTCCGGCATGTTCGGTATCTGGCTGTTTTACGTACAGCACCAGTTCGAACGCTCCTATTTTGAAAAGGAAGAAGAATGGGATTATGTGCAGGCCGCCGTGGAAGGCAGTTCCTTTTACAAGCTGCCCCGACCTTTGCAGTGGATCACCGGCAATATCGGCTTTCATCACGTGCATCATTTGAATCCGAGAGTGCCGAACTACCATCTGGAAGAAGCGCATCTCGCTGTTCCATTCTTGCAAAAGGCGACCACGATTACGCTCGCCACCAGCCTGAAATCGCTGCGGTACCGGCTTTGGCATGAAGCCGAGAAAACGTTTGTAAGTTTTAAAGAGGCCGGACCCATAATCCGCGGTATTCGTGCTGCCGCTCCTGAACGCCCCAAACGCAAGGGCAAGGCGGCCGCCGCGGCAAAAATCGCCGCAGGAGCCCGGACGGACTGA
- a CDS encoding sensor histidine kinase, giving the protein MRTVLQKLNAMFRKNTGLSPYVWIVFYILPFYFIFRTSSLYQVAIGIAMVILFFVCYLLSFFSKGWLVYFWTGVQIVISTAMGFLYGYIYFSLFLAFFIGNLRNRAAFFTLYAVHLISTLAAVNYGFAKQDPEFIKQLPFVLLSLIAVILLPVSSYNKNREDRLIGQLENANKRIAELVKLEERQRIARDLHDTLGQKLSLIGLKSDLALKLIRKNPKQAEAEMRNVLETARAALKEARQLVTRMRGAKLEDEIERARQLLTAAQIEFEVEGDPSLTNTSLINENVACMCLKEAVTNIVKHSGATRCTVSIDSTPIELVVRVRDNGLGFVPWTANLRGSGLRGMKERLEFVNGNLDIRSEENGEGTTVIITVPNMPKRPMEQGAGV; this is encoded by the coding sequence ATGCGCACAGTGCTGCAAAAACTAAATGCCATGTTTCGAAAAAATACTGGGCTCAGCCCCTACGTGTGGATCGTTTTCTACATTCTTCCGTTTTACTTCATTTTCCGGACTTCTTCTCTTTATCAGGTGGCGATCGGCATCGCGATGGTCATCCTGTTTTTCGTTTGCTACCTGTTGTCCTTTTTTTCAAAAGGTTGGCTTGTGTATTTCTGGACGGGTGTGCAAATTGTCATCTCCACAGCGATGGGTTTTCTGTACGGTTACATTTATTTTTCGCTGTTTCTGGCGTTTTTCATCGGAAATTTGCGTAACCGGGCAGCGTTTTTCACACTGTATGCAGTGCATCTGATCAGCACGCTGGCCGCCGTCAACTATGGGTTTGCCAAGCAAGATCCCGAGTTCATCAAGCAGCTTCCGTTTGTACTGCTCAGCCTCATCGCCGTCATTTTGCTTCCAGTCAGTTCCTACAACAAAAACAGGGAGGACAGGTTAATCGGGCAGTTGGAGAACGCCAACAAACGCATCGCTGAACTTGTCAAACTGGAGGAGAGACAACGGATCGCCCGCGATTTGCATGATACACTTGGTCAAAAACTGTCTCTTATCGGATTGAAAAGCGATTTGGCCCTGAAATTAATCAGGAAGAATCCGAAACAGGCGGAAGCAGAAATGCGCAATGTGCTGGAAACGGCCCGTGCCGCATTGAAGGAAGCCCGGCAATTGGTGACACGAATGCGGGGAGCCAAGCTGGAGGACGAAATTGAGCGCGCCCGCCAACTGCTGACGGCCGCACAGATCGAATTTGAAGTGGAAGGTGACCCCAGTCTCACAAACACGTCTTTGATTAATGAAAATGTTGCGTGTATGTGCCTGAAGGAAGCGGTCACCAATATCGTAAAGCACAGTGGTGCGACCCGATGTACCGTTTCCATCGACTCTACCCCGATCGAACTGGTCGTTCGCGTCAGGGACAACGGTTTAGGTTTCGTCCCCTGGACAGCGAACCTCCGGGGGAGCGGACTGAGAGGGATGAAAGAAAGATTGGAGTTTGTCAACGGCAATCTCGACATACGTTCGGAGGAGAACGGGGAAGGAACGACGGTCATCATCACGGTGCCGAACATGCCGAAACGACCTATGGAACAGGGGGCGGGCGTATGA